The segment TATTATCATTATTCCTTTGTCTTCTTTTATCAAGTGTCTGTTTAAATCATATTTTGGATTATTTACATCGGTAACCGGGTCATAAATAACGGCTCTTGGAATTGAATAATTTAAAGCATATTCCATCGCCAATCTTGAACCGCTATCATTACCTCGGTCATTTTTTGCGTAACTTGCTGATAAAATAATACTATTACTAAAAAGAACTTGTAATCTATCCCGCTGTTGATATCTACCTCTAAGCTCCATTTCAGATTTGGCATTTACATAATATTCTGTTATCAATAAACCGTTGTTACTAACAATTTCATCTGCTAATTCTCTGTTTTGCGCTGGTAAAATATTGTTTAGCGGGCTGGGGAGAATAGCTACTGTCTTTCCATTTAAACGCAGTGTCTGTCTGTGTGCTATTGAATCGCAACCTAAAGCTAATCCACTGACAATTGTAGCGCCATTTTTTACCAATTCTGCAACAACTTCTTGTTCTATTATTTCAGTATCTTGGTCTGGATTGAGTAAACCAATTACCGCAATATTCTTATTAGTCAGTTTCAATAAACTTATATCACCTCGATAAAAAACAACAATTGGCTGTTCGCTATTTTTTACTTTCCCTCTATATGGTGGAAAATTTTCATCACCAATAGCAACAACTCCGTCAATAAATCCTTCTAATTTCAGAATTTCTCTTTCTATACTTTCTCTTTTGCTTTTAAAATCTTCAACTGTTACAGGAAGATTTTTTTTTGCATCTCTATTCAATAAAAACACAATAGTATCAACCGATTCATTGCCTTTTAGATTTTTAACTATCCATGCCCTGCCAATACCCCTATAGGTCTTTACAGTTAAAATATTGATTGCATTATCCGAATATATCATATTTTTTCTTTTAAATATTAAAATGGGTTCTCACTGTTCGACCAACTGCATAAAAAGTAACAGAATGCGCACCATTGTCTAGCAATGCTTGAATTGCGTCTTCATCTATATTTACTCCGCTGGTATATACATCATCAATTAACAATATATCTCTGCCTCTCACATTGTCCGATATGTTACAAGTGGCAGTTGTAATTCCTCGATATGGTATCGGTCCGTCATTATTATAACCCCACCTAGGTCT is part of the Candidatus Jettenia sp. AMX2 genome and harbors:
- a CDS encoding DNA-processing protein DprA — encoded protein: MIYSDNAINILTVKTYRGIGRAWIVKNLKGNESVDTIVFLLNRDAKKNLPVTVEDFKSKRESIEREILKLEGFIDGVVAIGDENFPPYRGKVKNSEQPIVVFYRGDISLLKLTNKNIAVIGLLNPDQDTEIIEQEVVAELVKNGATIVSGLALGCDSIAHRQTLRLNGKTVAILPSPLNNILPAQNRELADEIVSNNGLLITEYYVNAKSEMELRGRYQQRDRLQVLFSNSIILSASYAKNDRGNDSGSRLAMEYALNYSIPRAVIYDPVTDVNNPKYDLNRHLIKEDKGIMIINRNNLVSSIKKIMSNKPDIKNNQQYQLGLFNSM